The following nucleotide sequence is from Barnesiella viscericola DSM 18177.
GCTGACGGTGAGCAGGTTGTACTCATCGGGGGTGCTGCCGCAACTCACCAGTACGGCGGGCAGCGGGTAGATGGTGGTCCCGGGTTTCCAGTTCTGTTTCATATCGGGGCTGGGGTTAGCAGATTTCTATTTCGTCTTTCGATACCGAGCGCTCGCAGTAGTGGCACTTGACCTGAATGTTCACCTTGTCGGTCACGTGGAAGATGGTCTCCATCGGCTCGTTGTTGGTGATGCACTTGGGGTTGTTGCAGCGAATGATACCATGCACTACGTCGGGGAGCGATACCTTGTATTTCTCGGTCACCTGGTAGTCGTGAATAATATTGATCTGGGCTTCGGGAGCCACCAGGGCAATCTTGTTCAGTTCCTCTTCCTTGAAGAAGCAGTCGGCCACCTTGATGATACCCTTCCGGCCTATTTTCTTGCTGACCAGATTGTTGCCGATGGTTATGCTGTTGGGACAGTTTTCGAGACCCAGGATAGAGACCACCTTGAAAAGCTGGTTCGAGGGAATGTGGTCGATCACCGTTCCGTTTTCGAGGGCTGCTACTTTTAATTCTTTCTTTTCGACGTTCATGATTTTCAAAATGGTGAGGGGGTTAAACTTCGATTCCTAATACTTTGCAGATGATGGCCTGCCGGGCATACAGTCCGTTTTTGGCCTGTTGGAAATAGTAGGCCTTGGGGTTGCTGTCGACGTCGTAGGAAATTTCGTTGACACGGGGCAGGGGGTGCAGCACCCGCAGGTTCTCCTTGCTGTGTTCGAGCATGCTGTTGCGCAAGGTGTAGACG
It contains:
- the pyrI gene encoding aspartate carbamoyltransferase regulatory subunit; translated protein: MNVEKKELKVAALENGTVIDHIPSNQLFKVVSILGLENCPNSITIGNNLVSKKIGRKGIIKVADCFFKEEELNKIALVAPEAQINIIHDYQVTEKYKVSLPDVVHGIIRCNNPKCITNNEPMETIFHVTDKVNIQVKCHYCERSVSKDEIEIC